In Methanolobus chelungpuianus, a genomic segment contains:
- a CDS encoding minichromosome maintenance protein MCM, whose amino-acid sequence MTEGKWDEKFRTFLKKYYWDSILQLANDYPDQRSIYVDFSDLEIFDRELADELLLRPDEVLPCADNALQSIDLPIEKSMDSAKVRFVRIPNKVPNRDLRSKHLLQLVAIEGMIRKATEVRPKIVDAAFKCMRCEHVTKIPQTELKFVEPLECENDTCGRKGPFKLEINESVFIDAQKLQVQESPENLRGGTQPQSLDVDAEDDLAGIVKPGDRVVINGVLRSHQRTTREGKSPFYDLVLHANSIEYTDQEFDELDISPEDEEQIIALSRNPDIYHKIIKSIAPSIYGYEDVKEALSLQLFSGVAKHLPDGSRVRGDIHMLFVGDPGVAKSQMLRYMVKLAPRGVFASGKSASSSGLTAAAVKDDLGDGRWTLEAGALVMADMGIAAIDEMDKMSSEDKSALHEAMEQQTISVAKAGILATLKSRCALLGAANPKYGRFDRYEGIAQQINMPPALMSRFDMIFVLLDTPNEEMDTKIAKHILKSHYAGELSEQRKNIPASGVSQELVDEHMEVVKPDIDPELMRKYVAYARRHIYPIMEDAAREHLVKFYMDLRKMGEGKDSPVPVTARQLEALVRLAEASARVRLSNVATLDDARKTTRIVYSCLKQVGVDPDTGALDVDIIASGTTKSQRDKIKVIKEIIKAVGDRHPGGKAPLEEVFAEAQAQQIDRQHAEELIAKMRRSGDLLKPDNDHIKVV is encoded by the coding sequence ATGACTGAAGGTAAGTGGGACGAAAAGTTCAGGACTTTTCTGAAAAAATATTATTGGGACAGTATTCTCCAGCTTGCAAACGATTATCCTGACCAGCGCAGCATTTACGTTGATTTCTCGGATCTGGAGATATTCGACAGGGAGCTTGCGGACGAGCTTCTGCTCCGGCCCGATGAGGTTCTGCCCTGTGCCGATAATGCGCTCCAGAGCATCGACCTGCCCATTGAGAAGTCAATGGACAGTGCAAAGGTCCGTTTCGTCAGGATACCCAACAAGGTTCCCAACAGGGACCTGAGGAGCAAGCACCTCCTGCAGCTCGTAGCTATCGAGGGCATGATACGCAAGGCAACGGAGGTCCGCCCCAAGATAGTGGACGCGGCATTCAAATGCATGCGCTGCGAGCACGTTACGAAGATACCCCAGACTGAACTGAAGTTCGTGGAACCCCTGGAATGTGAGAACGATACATGCGGCAGGAAGGGGCCTTTCAAGCTGGAGATAAATGAGTCGGTCTTCATTGATGCCCAGAAACTGCAGGTCCAGGAGTCTCCCGAGAACCTCAGGGGAGGCACGCAGCCCCAGAGCCTGGATGTGGACGCGGAGGACGACCTGGCAGGTATAGTCAAGCCGGGTGACCGCGTTGTGATCAATGGTGTGCTCCGTTCCCACCAGCGCACTACCAGGGAGGGAAAATCTCCTTTTTACGATCTGGTGCTGCACGCCAACTCCATCGAATATACCGATCAGGAATTCGATGAACTGGACATAAGTCCTGAGGATGAGGAACAGATCATAGCTTTAAGCCGCAATCCTGACATATATCATAAGATAATAAAATCGATAGCTCCTTCCATTTATGGCTATGAGGACGTGAAGGAAGCCCTTTCACTGCAGCTCTTCTCCGGGGTGGCTAAACACCTGCCGGATGGATCCAGAGTGCGCGGTGACATCCATATGCTTTTCGTGGGTGACCCCGGTGTTGCAAAAAGTCAGATGCTGCGTTACATGGTAAAGCTCGCTCCCAGGGGTGTCTTTGCATCAGGTAAGAGTGCTTCCTCAAGCGGTCTGACCGCAGCGGCGGTAAAGGATGACCTGGGGGACGGACGCTGGACACTGGAAGCAGGTGCCCTTGTAATGGCCGATATGGGTATAGCTGCGATCGATGAGATGGACAAGATGAGCTCCGAGGATAAGAGTGCGCTGCACGAGGCCATGGAGCAGCAGACCATCAGTGTAGCAAAGGCGGGCATCCTTGCCACACTGAAGTCCAGGTGTGCACTGCTTGGTGCCGCAAATCCAAAGTACGGGCGTTTTGACAGGTACGAGGGCATAGCCCAGCAGATAAACATGCCGCCTGCGCTCATGTCCAGGTTCGACATGATCTTTGTGCTCCTTGACACTCCCAATGAGGAAATGGATACCAAGATCGCAAAGCATATCCTCAAGTCACATTACGCCGGCGAGCTTTCCGAGCAGCGTAAGAACATCCCGGCAAGTGGGGTCAGTCAGGAACTTGTGGACGAGCATATGGAAGTAGTGAAGCCGGATATCGACCCTGAGCTCATGCGCAAGTATGTTGCGTATGCACGAAGACACATCTATCCCATAATGGAGGATGCGGCACGTGAGCACCTGGTCAAGTTCTATATGGACCTGCGCAAGATGGGTGAAGGCAAGGATTCGCCTGTTCCTGTGACAGCGCGTCAGCTGGAAGCCCTTGTGAGACTTGCGGAGGCAAGTGCCAGGGTAAGACTGAGCAACGTGGCAACCCTTGATGATGCAAGGAAAACGACCCGCATTGTCTATTCATGTCTTAAGCAGGTGGGTGTCGATCCTGATACCGGTGCTCTGGATGTGGACATTATCGCTTCGGGCACCACCAAGAGCCAGAGGGATAAGATTAAAGTCATTAAGGAAATCATTAAAGCGGTGGGTGACAGGCATCCGGGAGGAAAGGCACCTCTGGAGGAAGTCTTCGCTGAAGCTCAGGCACAGCAGATAGACCGTCAGCATGCAGAGGAGCTCATAGCGAAAATGAGGCGCTCCGGGGACCTGCTGAAGCCTGATAACGACCACATAAAAGTAGTATAA
- a CDS encoding DUF424 domain-containing protein has translation MYLKIHKAGESVIVAVCDRELLGKSLREGNLKVTISEEFYKGDLVSEDDVMAVITKAGNVNLFGDKAVSCAVKCGIVDPSSVKIIDGVAHAQVFRI, from the coding sequence ATGTATCTTAAGATCCATAAGGCCGGAGAAAGCGTTATTGTTGCAGTATGCGACAGGGAACTGCTTGGAAAGAGCCTCAGAGAGGGAAACCTCAAGGTGACGATATCCGAGGAATTCTATAAGGGAGACCTCGTATCGGAAGATGATGTAATGGCGGTCATTACCAAGGCAGGCAATGTCAATCTCTTTGGCGATAAGGCCGTATCCTGCGCTGTTAAATGCGGTATTGTGGATCCTTCGAGCGTGAAGATTATCGATGGTGTGGCGCATGCCCAGGTATTCAGAATATAG
- a CDS encoding coiled-coil protein gives MTDISSMTEKDLKGKADELRTQIGHLDRELKSIYKQLKLHRTNMDEMKTKRDELNSKVKELVAKARDAKSRRDSLNARISSLKASRNEVEDKKRQCSGEISELKSKRDSLNSLSKGSVETLSKAYFADLDTFFNADIPLKHETDLFDRLVAMKERLDAAFDANEVHKKLVEAYESSKDVFASREDLGGEIHELAEQSQKYHLEMIDLYKQVDDLRKQADLAHSEITSKISVTAPLRERIDPLKTRMAQLREELGVYLGKLEDIHLEKDEKKQEEHLVVAKEKLDKNARLSLEDLKVLMEKGNLKF, from the coding sequence ATGACCGACATCTCATCAATGACAGAGAAAGATCTCAAGGGCAAGGCAGACGAGCTCCGCACCCAGATAGGGCATCTTGACCGTGAACTGAAATCCATCTACAAGCAGTTAAAGCTCCATCGTACCAATATGGATGAGATGAAGACCAAGCGCGATGAGCTCAATTCAAAAGTGAAGGAGCTTGTTGCAAAGGCGCGCGACGCAAAGTCCAGGAGGGATTCCCTTAACGCCAGGATATCCTCGCTCAAGGCTTCCCGGAATGAGGTGGAGGACAAGAAGCGCCAATGCTCGGGCGAGATATCCGAGCTCAAGAGCAAGCGTGACAGCCTGAACAGTCTCTCTAAGGGCAGTGTGGAAACGCTTTCAAAGGCTTATTTTGCCGATCTGGACACTTTCTTCAATGCAGATATCCCTCTCAAGCATGAGACGGACCTCTTTGACAGGCTCGTTGCAATGAAAGAACGCCTTGATGCGGCTTTTGATGCCAATGAGGTCCATAAGAAACTCGTTGAGGCCTATGAAAGCTCAAAAGATGTCTTTGCATCCAGGGAAGACCTTGGAGGCGAGATACACGAGCTTGCAGAGCAGTCTCAGAAGTATCACCTTGAGATGATCGATCTCTATAAGCAGGTGGATGATCTGCGCAAGCAGGCTGATCTTGCACATTCTGAAATAACATCAAAGATATCTGTCACTGCACCTCTGAGGGAAAGGATAGACCCCCTCAAGACCAGGATGGCCCAGCTCAGGGAAGAGCTTGGTGTCTACCTCGGAAAACTGGAGGATATCCATCTTGAGAAGGATGAGAAAAAGCAGGAAGAGCATCTCGTGGTGGCAAAAGAGAAACTTGACAAGAATGCAAGACTGAGCCTTGAAGACCTCAAGGTGCTGATGGAAAAGGGTAACCTTAAGTTCTAA
- a CDS encoding S-layer protein domain-containing protein, producing the protein MLRLEPALLLMYRSAAAKLLLALILICSLPITSAAQDTVLMDGESIFLTTGEAWTFDQGYVLTIKSVNQRTNEVWLELSLDGMILREGIFRERDTLVYSRDTEILNITLDTVYSSPSGELVTFTPVYQYLDPQLPAPEVRDGQEQDESNGSQANSSGDDILPMPGYGMFQTLATIALVGLTGLAVHRKR; encoded by the coding sequence ATGCTAAGACTTGAGCCAGCACTGCTTTTAATGTACAGGTCGGCAGCAGCGAAGCTCCTGTTAGCCCTGATCCTGATATGCAGCCTACCCATCACATCAGCGGCCCAGGATACTGTCCTGATGGATGGGGAAAGCATCTTCCTCACCACAGGAGAAGCATGGACGTTTGATCAGGGCTATGTCCTTACAATTAAAAGCGTCAACCAGAGAACAAATGAAGTCTGGCTGGAACTGTCACTGGACGGAATGATCCTCAGGGAAGGCATCTTCCGGGAAAGGGATACTCTTGTGTACTCCCGTGATACGGAGATCCTTAACATCACCCTCGATACTGTATATTCGAGCCCCAGCGGAGAACTGGTCACATTCACTCCGGTATACCAGTATCTTGACCCACAGCTTCCTGCACCTGAGGTCCGGGACGGGCAGGAGCAGGACGAAAGCAACGGTTCCCAGGCAAACAGCAGTGGCGATGATATCTTACCCATGCCCGGATATGGTATGTTTCAGACACTTGCCACGATTGCGTTAGTCGGACTGACCGGACTTGCCGTTCACAGAAAAAGATAA
- a CDS encoding biotin--[acetyl-CoA-carboxylase] ligase, which yields MNDNKTEIIRILKAAGNKAVSGQEIGAKLGITRAMVWKYVRDIRKEGYDIQSSPKIGYTLISSPDMLYPEQIKIGLETSLFGREIVYYDEIESTNSIAKDIANRYPEGTMVIAETQKKGRGRLGSEWQSTPGGIWFSLILKPSIPLEYAPRITLVAGLAVAKSLRRFGVDARIKWPNDVLINGKKVCGILTEVDAEVEKVDYLVLGIGINANVRMKDFREDVKESSTSLEAELGKPVNRIELIKDLLYELEQQYIKFKTQQFSNIVSEWISLSDTIGKEVTVTTPVKIIEGKAVGVTDKGALLVKTRNNTREEIIAGRCRYAKT from the coding sequence GTGAATGACAATAAGACCGAAATAATCAGGATACTTAAAGCTGCAGGGAACAAGGCGGTATCAGGGCAGGAGATCGGGGCAAAACTCGGGATAACAAGGGCAATGGTCTGGAAGTATGTCCGGGATATCCGAAAGGAAGGATACGATATCCAGTCCTCTCCGAAGATAGGATATACCCTGATATCCTCGCCTGACATGCTATACCCGGAACAGATAAAGATAGGGCTTGAGACAAGTCTCTTCGGGAGAGAGATCGTGTATTACGACGAGATCGAATCCACGAACAGCATTGCCAAGGATATCGCTAACAGATATCCAGAGGGGACAATGGTTATTGCAGAGACCCAGAAAAAAGGCCGTGGCCGCCTGGGCAGCGAATGGCAGTCCACCCCCGGAGGGATCTGGTTCTCACTGATCCTTAAGCCTTCCATCCCTCTAGAGTACGCCCCCAGGATCACACTGGTTGCAGGCCTGGCCGTTGCAAAGTCGCTGAGAAGATTCGGGGTTGATGCCCGGATAAAATGGCCCAATGATGTGCTCATCAACGGGAAAAAGGTCTGCGGCATACTTACCGAGGTGGATGCCGAGGTCGAGAAGGTTGACTACCTGGTACTGGGAATAGGCATTAATGCAAATGTCAGAATGAAGGATTTCAGGGAGGACGTCAAGGAAAGTTCCACGAGCCTTGAGGCAGAGCTAGGTAAGCCGGTCAACAGGATAGAGCTTATCAAGGACCTGCTCTATGAGCTCGAACAGCAGTACATAAAGTTCAAGACCCAGCAGTTCTCGAACATTGTCAGTGAATGGATATCCCTTTCCGACACCATCGGAAAGGAAGTGACCGTCACCACGCCTGTGAAGATCATTGAGGGCAAGGCTGTCGGTGTCACTGATAAAGGAGCACTTCTTGTAAAAACAAGAAACAATACAAGAGAAGAGATCATTGCCGGGCGTTGCAGGTATGCTAAGACTTGA
- a CDS encoding acetyl-CoA carboxylase biotin carboxylase subunit encodes MFKKVLVANRGEIAIRAMRACRELGVATVAVFSEADRNALFAKYADEAYYIGPAPSSQSYLNMDRIIQVALECGADGIHPGYGFLSENSTFAKKCEDAGIVFIGPSSHAIEQMGSKIAARNAMVKAGVPVVPGTNKAVASEEEAIEIASSIGYPVIIKASAGGGGIGMKIVHSKEGFKHALQSIQSVAASAFGDPTVFIEKYVEEPRHIEFQILADKYGNAVYVMERECSIQRRHQKLIEEAPSPVMTPELRKQMGETAVRAAKAIGYENAGTVEFLYSKGNFYFLEMNTRLQVEHTITEMITGIDLAKQQLRIACGEKLSIKQEDISIRGWAIECRINAEDPLNDFAPSPGKIRRYRSAGGPGIRVDSGVHMGYTISPYYDSMISKLSAWGQTREEAIDRMKRALYEYVVVGVTTNIPFHKAVLRNPVFREGRLTTHFIDDYKIIEDVKQVVIEDSAKGATLASALENKEQKIAAITAAVGSYMSNAQKQTK; translated from the coding sequence ATGTTCAAGAAAGTACTTGTTGCAAACCGTGGCGAGATAGCCATCCGGGCCATGCGTGCCTGCAGGGAGCTGGGAGTCGCCACAGTGGCGGTTTTTTCAGAAGCGGACAGGAATGCCCTCTTTGCAAAATATGCAGATGAGGCGTACTACATAGGTCCTGCGCCTTCGAGCCAGAGTTACCTGAATATGGACAGGATAATACAGGTTGCCCTTGAATGCGGGGCGGACGGTATACACCCGGGCTACGGTTTCCTTTCGGAGAACAGCACATTTGCCAAAAAGTGTGAAGATGCGGGCATTGTGTTCATCGGGCCCTCCAGCCATGCCATAGAGCAGATGGGGAGCAAGATAGCCGCCAGGAATGCCATGGTAAAGGCAGGCGTCCCAGTGGTTCCCGGAACTAACAAGGCTGTCGCCAGTGAGGAAGAAGCTATCGAGATAGCTAGCTCTATAGGATATCCTGTCATAATCAAGGCATCCGCCGGAGGTGGCGGCATAGGCATGAAGATCGTCCACTCCAAAGAAGGCTTCAAGCATGCCCTTCAGTCCATTCAGTCTGTGGCGGCGTCTGCCTTCGGGGATCCTACGGTATTCATTGAGAAATACGTTGAAGAGCCCAGGCATATAGAGTTCCAGATACTGGCTGACAAGTACGGGAATGCGGTCTACGTGATGGAAAGGGAATGCTCCATCCAGCGCAGGCACCAGAAACTCATCGAGGAGGCTCCATCCCCCGTAATGACCCCCGAACTGCGCAAGCAGATGGGAGAGACTGCGGTCAGGGCGGCAAAGGCGATCGGCTATGAGAATGCGGGGACCGTCGAGTTCCTTTATTCCAAAGGCAACTTCTATTTCCTGGAAATGAACACAAGGCTGCAGGTCGAGCACACTATAACCGAAATGATAACAGGCATCGACCTGGCTAAACAGCAGTTGCGCATTGCATGCGGAGAGAAACTGTCGATCAAACAGGAAGATATATCCATACGCGGATGGGCCATAGAATGCCGCATCAATGCAGAAGACCCGCTCAATGACTTTGCGCCGTCCCCGGGCAAGATCAGAAGATACCGTTCAGCCGGCGGACCGGGAATACGCGTGGACAGCGGAGTCCATATGGGGTATACGATATCCCCTTATTATGATTCCATGATCTCGAAACTGTCCGCATGGGGCCAGACAAGGGAAGAAGCAATAGACCGCATGAAGCGCGCACTCTATGAATATGTAGTTGTTGGTGTGACCACGAATATCCCCTTCCATAAGGCCGTGTTGCGCAATCCGGTGTTCAGGGAAGGCAGACTTACGACACACTTCATTGACGACTACAAGATCATAGAGGACGTGAAACAGGTAGTCATTGAAGACTCCGCAAAAGGAGCAACACTGGCTTCCGCACTCGAGAACAAGGAACAGAAGATCGCGGCCATCACTGCAGCCGTGGGCTCGTACATGAGCAACGCCCAGAAGCAGACAAAATAA
- the oadA gene encoding sodium-extruding oxaloacetate decarboxylase subunit alpha, producing the protein MKVKITETILRDAHQSLIATRMRTRSMLPVVDKLDEVGYFSLEMWGGATFDTSIRYLNEDPWERLRELKKHMKNTPAQMLLRGQNLVGYRHYSDDVVEKFVKKAYENGIDIFRVFDAVNDIRNMEKAITVAKKEGAHVQGTICYTISPVHTIDKYVELAKGLAELECDSICIKDMAGLISPQQAYDLVKALKAEVNLPVDLHSHCTSGMAPMSYMAACRAGVDILDTALSPFAWGTSQPPTESIIASLAETKRATGLDLELISEISAYFKDLKEEYRCILSPISEQIDTNVLLYQIPGGMLSNLVSQLQEQNALDKYKDVLEEMPKVRADLGYPPLVTPTSQIVGTQAVLNVLMGERYKVIPKEVKDYVRGLYGRPPQKIDDAIVGKIIGNEEPISCRPADLIEPEYEKMKAEAEKMGLIKKEEDILTYILYPAIAPAFLKGEAKEEELVPVKTQQHPCATDSKVTFVPTEFKVEVDGEMFNVKVNPVGGAVSVSEAAFKPDAASLPGAVTSHMQGMVLSVKVDVGDNISEGDIVCVIEAMKMENAIHAPHGGIVKEIFIAEGDAVGSGHVIMCIE; encoded by the coding sequence ATGAAAGTAAAAATCACAGAAACCATTCTTCGAGATGCGCATCAATCCCTCATAGCCACCCGCATGCGCACCCGCAGCATGCTGCCAGTTGTCGACAAGCTGGACGAAGTTGGATACTTTTCACTTGAGATGTGGGGCGGTGCAACATTTGACACTTCCATAAGATATCTTAATGAAGATCCCTGGGAGCGATTGAGAGAACTGAAAAAGCATATGAAGAACACACCTGCCCAGATGCTTCTGCGCGGGCAGAACCTTGTTGGCTACAGGCATTATTCGGATGATGTTGTCGAGAAGTTTGTGAAAAAGGCCTATGAGAACGGTATTGATATATTCAGGGTCTTTGATGCCGTGAACGACATCCGCAACATGGAAAAAGCCATTACAGTCGCCAAGAAGGAAGGCGCCCATGTGCAGGGAACCATATGCTATACCATCAGCCCCGTGCACACCATAGACAAATATGTCGAGCTTGCAAAAGGGCTTGCGGAACTTGAGTGTGATTCCATTTGTATAAAGGATATGGCAGGGCTTATATCTCCACAGCAGGCCTACGACCTTGTGAAAGCACTCAAGGCCGAGGTCAACCTGCCTGTGGATCTACACAGCCATTGTACCTCAGGCATGGCGCCCATGAGCTACATGGCCGCCTGCAGGGCCGGTGTTGACATCCTGGATACGGCACTGTCACCCTTTGCGTGGGGAACCTCACAACCGCCTACCGAATCCATCATTGCCTCACTTGCCGAGACGAAGCGCGCCACCGGACTGGACCTGGAGCTTATCTCAGAGATCTCTGCCTATTTCAAGGACCTGAAGGAAGAGTACAGATGCATCCTCAGCCCGATCTCAGAGCAGATAGACACCAACGTGCTGCTTTACCAGATCCCCGGAGGCATGCTCTCAAACCTTGTGTCCCAGTTACAGGAACAGAATGCACTGGATAAATACAAGGACGTGCTTGAGGAGATGCCAAAGGTGAGGGCTGACCTGGGCTATCCGCCACTTGTGACACCCACCAGCCAGATAGTTGGAACACAGGCTGTCCTCAATGTCCTGATGGGTGAAAGGTACAAGGTCATCCCGAAAGAAGTAAAGGATTACGTGCGTGGGCTTTACGGAAGGCCGCCGCAGAAGATCGATGATGCTATAGTCGGGAAAATAATCGGCAACGAAGAACCGATATCATGCAGGCCGGCAGACCTCATTGAACCCGAATACGAGAAGATGAAGGCCGAGGCCGAGAAGATGGGCCTTATAAAGAAGGAGGAGGACATACTCACATACATCCTCTATCCTGCGATAGCACCTGCTTTCCTCAAAGGTGAGGCAAAGGAAGAGGAGCTTGTGCCTGTTAAAACCCAGCAGCATCCATGTGCAACTGATTCTAAAGTGACATTCGTTCCCACAGAGTTCAAGGTGGAAGTGGACGGCGAAATGTTCAATGTCAAGGTCAATCCCGTGGGAGGAGCCGTAAGCGTTTCTGAGGCAGCGTTCAAACCGGATGCTGCATCACTGCCCGGGGCAGTTACAAGCCACATGCAGGGAATGGTGCTGTCCGTAAAGGTCGATGTCGGAGACAACATCAGTGAAGGCGACATAGTGTGCGTCATCGAGGCCATGAAGATGGAGAACGCCATACATGCGCCTCATGGCGGCATCGTCAAAGAGATATTCATTGCTGAGGGTGATGCGGTCGGCTCCGGCCATGTCATTATGTGCATAGAGTAA